Genomic segment of Drosophila takahashii strain IR98-3 E-12201 chromosome X, DtakHiC1v2, whole genome shotgun sequence:
GAGTTGATGATCGCGCTGACCAGGATCTGTAAGAAATGGCAGggggaaatttaataattagttGGCTGcataatctattaaaaatatcaggttTTTTAGATGGTGTTCTGTTGATTTATGCTTTATTAAGGTCGCATCTTTGAGCCAATGCCCTTAAGAGGAATAGCTAATCATGGGGTTTCCTTTGGTCCAATTGAATACCACAACGTTGTGGTGATCAACGCTGCAATTTTAGTTTTGGACGGAAAATGGTATcatcaataaattttttttagtttaattgttgttttaatttccAGGAGAGCAGGAAGTGGTTTTAATCTTCAGGCACAAGGATAGTtaaaacaattacaattaGTATTAGTCCATTTTTGGAAATGCTCAGTACGACAGGGTGTTTTTCGTCTGGCATAGAGTTGGACTACAAATTGGTTCTGGGATTCTGTTGATTTATGCTTTATTAAGGTTGCATCTTCGAGCCAATGGCCTTAAGAGGAATAGCTAATCATGGGCTTTCCTTTGGTCCAATTGAATACCACAACGTTGTGGAGAATCAACGCTGCAGTTTTAGTTTTGGACGGATAACTATATCATTTCTAGTGTTGCCTTAAATTCCAGGAGAGCGGGAAGTGGTTTAATCTTCGAGCACTAGGATAATTAACGCCTTTTCCTCTGAGTCTCTTGTGTAATATGCTTTAGCTGGGCTGGAATTGCCTTCAACTAGCATTGAGGTCGACTCACTACGATATATTCTACAGTTTAGAGTGTTGAATTAATTTCCAGGAGAGCGGGAAGTGGTTGAATCTTCAAGCACAAGGATAGTTAACACCTTTTCCTATGAGTCCCTTATGAGTTTATGCTCAGTTTGGCTGGAAATCACCTTCAACTGGCATTGAGGAGGACTGCCTATTGTTTCGAGTGTAGCTCTAAGTTCCAGGAGAACCAAAAGTGGCTTTTTGTATCTTTAGGCCCAAGGATAATTAAAGCTCTGGTTCGCTATCAGTCCATTTTAGAGTGGATGCTTGGGAGAGCATGGATTACAAGCTAGCCAGCATTGAGGGGGACTTCGCTAATACTATTACTATGATGCTATGATGTGGTTTCAAGTTCCAGGAGAACGAGAAGAGGCTTTTGGCTATCTTCAGGCACTAGGATATTGAAGCCTGGCGGCTGCTCTGCGTGCCCATTCTACCCATGGCCGAGTGGCTTTGATCTCTGGCCACAGTTTAGCATGGGACGCTCGTTAGAAAGCGATTTAGATACAAATAGAGGGTTTTGCGAACCTGCAGAGGGTTCTCCCCGGTGAGCAGATGGATGATCTCGAACGAGTGCTTGACGATGCGGCAGGCCATCAGCTTCTTGCCGTTGTTGCGGCCCTTCATCATCAGGGAGCAGGTCAGGCGCTCCACAATGGGGCACTGGGCCTTGCGGAAGCGCTTGGCGGCATAGCGGCCGGCGGAGTGGGGAAGGTAGCGGGCGAACTTCTCCTTCACCGAGATGTAATCCTGCAGCGAGATGTCGTTGACGGTCACATCGTCGCAGGACCAGCGGCCGAACAGTTTGATCTCCGGCAGCTCGGTGGTGGCCACCACATTCGTCTCCAGGATCGTCTCGGCGACCTCGGCTTCCATAGGTGCCGCTGGCTCCTCGAAGGTCTCCACCACGTTTTCAGCTACTTCGGCCATGCTGCAAAGAGGGTTTTTAAAGGGGAAATACTTTTCAGTTAGTCACGTGTTTGCAAGTGGATATTGTACTATGAGATACTGGAGGGTTTTGCTATCTATTGGGTATTTATAATGCTTCTTTGAAAACCCCATGTTTGTTTAgtgaaatttaaatgttttatccTTAATTTATTAATCTTTTGGTTATTGTggtgctttttttttaaagaattatagGCAAAGACTTGGTCAAACCAAGaaacgtgtttttttatttgtttatgggTAAGAGAATAAgatcaatattttaatatgattaataatgtagaagacaaatcattaaaggttgtcaactattaaatattattattattattaaaaaaaataaagatttatgGACCAAATAAAGTAATGTTTTTAGCAGTATACTAATAGGTAAATCAAAGTTTTACAAACAACTAAAAAACtgaattatattttgtaaattatttttaaagccgcccatttattatatacatttgtTTATAACTTTAGGATAAAGTATTATGGGAAACCTCGtttttcacatagaatttttttaacagaaaaaaaaggtttatggcaatttaaatttaaggtttctttttaaatt
This window contains:
- the RpS5a gene encoding small ribosomal subunit protein uS7A — translated: MAEVAENVVETFEEPAAPMEAEVAETILETNVVATTELPEIKLFGRWSCDDVTVNDISLQDYISVKEKFARYLPHSAGRYAAKRFRKAQCPIVERLTCSLMMKGRNNGKKLMACRIVKHSFEIIHLLTGENPLQILVSAIINSGPREDSTRIGRAGTVRRQAVDVSPLRRVNQAIWLLCTGAREAAFRNIKTIAECLADELINAAKGSSNSYAIKKKDELERVAKSNR